The Mytilus galloprovincialis chromosome 2, xbMytGall1.hap1.1, whole genome shotgun sequence genome has a window encoding:
- the LOC143065380 gene encoding ER membrane protein complex subunit 4-like, producing the protein MSRRKLHKWSIDFTGIGRPKGEKALVQLNTDLRKPMGYNEDATVARHDDKEDSPDTQKLIDKRSWDIALGPIKQIPMNFFIMWMAGNSISIFPIMMVGMMFFRPFQALISIQATFGTIEGSSSYLQKAVYILGNIVCLVLAVYKCQVMGLLPTHSSDWLAFVEAQHRMEWSGGGAAL; encoded by the exons ATGTCACGCAGAAAGTTGCACAAATGGTCAATCGACTTTACTGGAATTGGTAGACCCAAAGGAGAAAAAGCACTGGTTCAGTTAAACACAGATTTAAGGAAACCAATGG GATACAATGAAGATGCTACAGTAGCCAGACATGATGACAAGGAGGATAGTCCTGATACACAGAAACTTATTGATAAAAGATCATGGGATATTGCACTAGGACCTATTAAACAGATTCCTATGAACTTTTTCATCATGTGGATGGCAGgaaattctatttcaatatttCCTATTATGATGGTTGGGATGATGTTTTTCCGACCTTTTCAAGCTTTGATAAGTATTCAGGCTACATTTGGTACAATAGAAGGAAGCAGCTCATATCTTCAGAAAGCTGTATATATCTTAGGAAATATTGTTTGCCTGGTATTGGCTGTTTATAAATGTCAGGTGATGGGACTTTTACCAACACATTCATCTGATTGGCTAGCATTTGTAGAGGCTCAGCATAGAATGGAATGGTCCGGTGGCGGAGCAGCATTATAA